From the Rhizomicrobium palustre genome, the window GATATAGCGATCCACCTCGGTCGCGATTTCATGATCGGCGAGCGCCGTGTTGTCGTGCAGGAATTGGCGGGCCTGTTCGCGCGTCCAGCCTTGGCTATGAATGCCGGTATCGACCACCAGCCGTGCTGCGCGCCACATCTGATAGCTCAGCATGCCGAAACGTTCATAAGGCGTCTCGTAGATGCCCATCTCCACACCCAGCCGCTCGCTATAAAGCGCCCAGCCTTCGCCATAGGCCGAGATGAAGCTGTCACGGCGGAAGGGCGGCAGGTTCTTGTTTTCCGACGCTAGCGGCATCTGGAAGGCATGACCCGGCGCGGATTCATGCAAGGTCAGCGCAGGCAGGGAATAGAGCGGGCGCGAGGGCAGGTTATAGGTGTTGACGAGATAGATGCCTGGGCCACCGCGGCCACCCGTATAGAAAGGTGCGATATCATCCGGTACTGGCTTGATGGCAAAACGCTGGCGCGGCAGATGGCCGAAATACTCGCCTGAGACGGCATCGAACTTTTTGGAAATCCAGGCCGCGCGATCCAAGAGGTCTTGCGGCTTCTTCACATAGAATTGAGGATCGGTACGCAGGAAGGCGAGGAAGGCGGCAAGATCGCCTTCGAACTTCACTTCCTTCATCACCTCGGCCATTTCGGCGCACAGAGAGGCGACTTCCTTCAGCCCGACCTCGTGAATATGCGCCGGATCGTCATGCATGGTGGTGTATTCGTAGATCTGCGCTTTATAGAAGTTCTTGCCATCCGGCAGGTCATACGCGGCGAGGGATTTTTGCGCGCCTGGCACATATTCATCGCGCAGGAATTTCAGCAGATTTTGATGCGCCGGAATCACGCTGTCTGAGATCGCCTTGCGGGCAGCCGCGCGCAGCTCTTCCTGTTTGGCGGCTGGAAGGCTCGCCAGCATGGTCTTGAACGGCGTGTAGTAGATGTTCTCTTCCACGTTCGGCGCGTTCAGCACCGATTGCACCGTGGCGTCGCGCCCTTCTAGCGTGACCTGGGGCAGGGTGAAGCCGCGCTTTAGGCCGGCCCGCATATTCTCGATATTCTCCTGGAAATAGCGGGGAATATCGTTCAGTTGGCTGATGTAATTGCGATAGTCCTCTTCGCGGCGGAAGCTGCCGCGTGCCATGCTGGCCAGATCGCCCCAGAAGGAGGTGTCGCCGGAAAGCGGGCGTTGATAGGTCTTATAGACCTGATCGGAAATCAGGGTCTCGATCTGATAGCGATAGACCTTGAAATCCACGCCGCGCTGCGCCGAGAGTTTGGCCGTGTCGATCTTGTCCAGGCGGTTCAAGACCTCGCGCCAATGGGCAAGGCGCTTTTGCTGCGCGGCTTCATTCACCACCGGCAGATGGGCTGTATGCGTTGCATTGGGCGTGTCTTCATCCGCCGCGAATTGATGCTGCCTCCATGTCCATTCCGCCTTGTACAGAGCTTCGAAAGCTTTGTTTTCGTCGTGCTTGGCGGTTGCGGCTTGGCTTGGAAGAATGAGATCACACATGCAGATTGCCGTCATCACTATGGGTAGGAACGCTTTCACAATAAGACCCCCGCTGCCTGGAACAAGAGAAGAGAACCGATTGCAGCGTAATCGTATACAGTATATCTAACAAGAGATGCTTCCGAGAAGGGGACTTGAATGCCGCGCCTTCACCGCCGTGATCTGTTGCGAAGCTCCGCATCTATGGCTGCGTTTGCAGCGCTATCTGGCGGAACGGCTCTAGCCGCACCGCAGCAGGGCCTCGCGCACCCCGTCGCACTGAAGAATGTGCGTCTCTTACCCTCGCCATACCGCACGGCGGTTGAAGCCAACCTCAAATACCTTCTGTCGTTGTCGGCGGATCGCTTCCTGCACAACTATCATAAGTTCGCAGGCCTCCCCGTGAAGGGCGAGCTTTATGGCGGCTGGGAAGCTGACACCATCGCGGGCGAGGGGCTTGGCCATTATTTGAGCGCTTTGGCGCTGATGTATGCCCAGACTGGCAATCAAGAGTGCAAAACCCGCATCGCTTATATCGTTTCGGAAATGGCCAAGGTGCAGGCCGCGCAAGGCGATGGCTATGTCGCCGGATTCTTGAGGAAGCGCAAAGACGGCACCATCGTGGATGGCAAAGAAATCTTCGCCGAAATCGCTGCGGGCGATATCCGCTCCACCGGGTTCGATCTGAACGGCGCCTGGTCGCCGCTCTACAACATCCACAAGGTGCTGGCGGGTTTGTTGGACGCCGAGGAACTGGTGGGCAATAAGCAGGCGCTGACCGTCTGCCTCGGCTTCGCCCGCTATCTCGATAAAGTGTTCGCGAAGCTCTCCGACGCGCAGATGCAGGATATGCTCTCCTGCGAATATGGCGGCATCAATGAAAGCTTTGCCGAGCTTTATGCCCGCACCAAGGATGCGCGTTGGCTGAAACTTGCTGAACGCATCTACGATAAGAAGAGTCTCGATCCCGTGCTGGCGGGCGAGGATCATCTCCCCAACACCCATGCCAATACCCAGATTCCGAAGATCATTGGCCTTGCGCGGATCGCGGAAGTCGGTGGGCCCGGCAGCTTCAAGCAAGGCGCGGCGTTCTTCTGGGATACCGTAGTGCACCATCACAGCTTTGTGATCGGCGGCAATGGCGACCGCGAATATTTCTTCGCGCCCGATACCACGGCGGATCATCTCACCGAACAGACCTGCGAGCATTGCGGCAGCTACAATATGCTGAAGCTGACGCGGCACCTCTATGCCTGGAAGCCGGATGCGGCGCTGTTCGATTATTACGAGCGCACCCAGCTCAATCACATTCTCGCGGCGCAGAATCCCAAGACGGGCATGTTCACCTATATGACCCCGATGATGTCGGGGGCAGAGCGTGGCTTCTCCGGGCCAGAGGATGCCTTCTGGTGCTGTGTGCTCTCGGGCATGGAAAGCCACGCCAAGCACGGCGATTCCGTCTATTGGGAATCCGGCAACACGTTTTTCGTGAACCTCTTCATTCCCTCCGAAGTGAAAAGCAGCTTCGGTGCCTGGCAGCTCCAGACGCGCTATCCCTATGAAGGCGATATTCACCTCAAATTGAACGCGCTGCATGCGCCGAAGGTTTTCGCGCTAGCCCTGCGTATTCCGGGCTGGGCTGAAAGCGCCGACATCACCATCAATGGCGAGAAGGTCGAGGCCGTCCGCGAGCATGGCTATGCGGTCCTGCGCCGTACATGGAAGGCAGGCGATGCGGTGACGCTCTCTCTGCCGCTGGCGCTTCGTCTTGAAACGGCGCCGGGCAGTGAACGCGCGGTGTCGATCCTGCGCGGGCCTATGGTGATGGGCGCTGATCTCGGCTCTGCCGAGAAGCCCTTTGAAGGTGTCGCGCCCGCTTTGGTCGGCGCGGATTTGCTCGCGGGCATCAAGCCGGTAGCGCCGCAAGATGCGGTCTATCGCACCGAAGGTATCGGCCGCCCTGGCGAACTCACCTTGAAGCCTTTCTATGCCCAGTGGGAAGAACGTTCGGCGCTCTATTTCAATCGCTACAGCGAGCCGGAATGGGCGAAATACCAAGCCGCCTATCTCGCCGAGCAAGCCCGGTTGAAAGACATTGCCGCCCGTTCGCTGGATGTGATGCATCTGGGTGAAATGCAGGCCGAGCATGATCACGCGCTGAAGGCGGAAACTTCCTATCCCGTGATTTATCGCGCCCGCAATGGCCGCGATGCGCGCGCTGGTGGCTTCTTCTCCTTCGAGATGGCCGCCCGCAAAGACGGCAAGGACCCTGGCGCGCTGATGCTCGCGGTCACCTATTGGGGCGGCGAGGTCAATCGCGATTTCAATATCGAGGTCGATGGCGCGCTTGTCGCGCATCAGCTCCTCACCGGTCAAAAGCCCGGCGAATGGCTCGATCTCGAATATGCGATCCCGCTGGAGCTGACCAAGGGCAAGGACAAGATCACCGTCCGCTTTGTCAGCTTGAATCGTAAATCCGTTGGTCCGGTCTTCGGCGTCCGTCTCTTCACCGCCGCGCCTTCAGGGGCAAAGTGATGCTGAAAGCTCTTTTTCTCAGCGGCGCGGCTTTTGCCTTGCCGCTCGCCGCCGCCGAGCCCATCGCCGTGACCGCGCCGCATAATCCGATCTTGTCGGACGGCACTTCATTTTCCGCCGATCCCGCGCCGCTGGTGGTGGGCGACACGCTTTACATTCTCGCCGGGCATGATGAAGCCGCGCCAGACCAGAATGATTTCATCATGAATGACTGGCAGCTTCTGGCGACCAAGGATGTCGCCTCCGGAAAATGGCTGCATTATCCGCGTTTCCTGAAACCCGAGGATGTCTTCAAATGGGCGACGCCGGGCCGCGCTTACGGTGCCCAGATCATCCAGGCGCCGAACAAGAAATTCTATCTCTACGCGCCGGTGATGCAGGCGAACTGTTCAGATAAGGATTGTTTCGGCATTGGTGTCGCGGTTGCTGACAGCCCGCTTGGGCCTTGGACTGATGCCCATCCCGCAGGTCCCATCATCTCGCAGCGCGCCCCCGTCGCCAACACTATCCAGAACATCGATCCCACGCCTTTCGTGGATGAGGATGGCCGCGTTTATATCTATTGGGGCACCTTCGGACAGCTGCGGGGTATCGAACTCGCCGCCGATATGATCACGCCCAAAGGCGAAGAGGTTGCGGTTAAATCGCTGAAAGGCTTTTTCGAAGCGCCTTGGCTCTTTAAGCGCAACGGCACCTATTACATGGCCTATGCGGGCAATCACGCGGGGCCGAACTCGGATTGCACCCCTGCCGTCTATCACGCCTGCATCGCCTATGGCTCCGCGCCGTCACCGCTCGGTCCTTGGACCTATCGCGGCGTGATCCTGCCGCCGGTCAGCTCCACCACTTCGCATGACGGGATCATTCAGTTCAAAGACAAATGGTATCTCGTCTATCATACCGCGGATGCCAAAGGTGGCGGTCATTTCCGCCGTTCCGTCGCGATCGATGAGATGCAATGGGACGATAGCGTTACCCCCGCCGCGATCAAACAGGTCACGCCGACGCCGCGCCCGCCTTCGGAAATCGGCCCGCAGCGCAATGTCGCCCCCGCTGCGAAAATCGTTGTCTCCAACGATCCCGTGCCGGTGCAATGTTGGAGCAAGGCGCTGAATGATGGCATCGTCCGGGTCAATCCGCTGCCACCCGATATGTGGGGCACCTGGAACGGCAATAACCCGCCCAAGCCCTGGATCGCTTATCAGTGGAGCGCGCCGGTCAAGCTGAACGCCTCGCGGATCACTTTCTGGGCGGATCATCCGGCAGGCGCGGGCGAGGGCGTTGCCCCGCCGAAATCCTGGCACCTTGAATATTGCGATGGCAGCGCCTGGAAGCCGGTCCATGCCACCTCCAGCTATGGCACCGAGACAGACAAATTCGTTGAGGTGACCTTTGAACCCGTCACCACCACATGTCTGCGAGCCGTTTTCGATGCCTCGCAGGCGGGGGGTGGCACGGCAGGCGTGGCGGTTGAGGAATGGGAGGCGCTATCGGTCGAACCCGTCAAGCTGCATCTCGGGGAAAGTCCGCAAGTTAAATAGGGGATTATCGCCCTCGCGGGGGCCGCCTCACGGATTTGGGACTTTGCGGCAGGCAAAATTGCGCGCTTAACTAGAGTCTTGCACAAGCGAGGCTCCCATGAAGCTGATCCGCTTTCTCGCCTTCGTCCTCTTCATCAGCCCCGCTGCGCTGGCGGCAGACAGTCTCGCAATCAACGGGGCGGGCTATTTTGAAAAGCCCGGCCTCAACGTCATGGTCTTCGATGATTTCTACCCCGAAGGCCATCAAGGCGGGGTGAGCATCATTCAGCAGGGCGTGCGCGTCGCGGCGCTGGGGGACCTTCGACTGGAACCTGCGCCAGGGCAGTGGTCGCCCATGCCCGCGATTGGCGCAAAGAAGATTGACCGCAAGACTGGAACCATCACCCAGTCGCTCTCTTACCCCGACCCCAAGCGCATTCACGCCACCGATAATCCGATCGTTTATCCCGACCTCGATTTTTCCTATCGCCTGCGTGTCACCGCGCTTTCCGGAGACAGTTTCAAGATCACTGTCGATCTCGACAAGCCGCTGCCGGAGGCGTGGATCGGCAAGGTCGGCTTCAATCTCGAACTCTTCCCCGGCGATCTTTTCGGCAAGCCCTATTTGATGGACGGCTTAGGCGGGATTTTTCCGCGCCAGCCCAATGGTCCCATCACCGGCAATAAAGAAGCCAAAATCGGTGCGCCGCTGGCGAGTGGCACCAGCTTCGTGGTCGCACCCGATGATGAGGCTCGCCGCCTGAAGGTGGAAAGCAAAACGGGGCCGCTTCAGCTCATCGATGGCCGCGTCACCTATAATAATGGCTGGTTTGTGCTGCGCAGCCTGATCGCGAAAGGCGCCAGCAAAGGCGCTATCGAATGGATCGTCACGCCGCACACCATTCCTGGCTGGAAATATCAGCCCGTCATCCAGGTCAGCCAAGTTGGCTACGCCAGCGCGCAGCAAAAACGCGCGGTGATCGAGCGTGACCCGCGCGATACCACGCCTGGGCCCGTAGTGCTCTATCGCTTGACCGAGAGCGGCAAGGAAGAGGTGCAGCGCGGCACAGCGGAGCAGTGGGGCAAGTTCCTGCGCTATGATTATGCCACCTATGACTTCTCCAAGGTGACCCAGCCGGGCATGTATGTTCTCAGCTATGGCAGAGTGCTCTCGCATCCCTTCCGCATCGGATCGGATGTTTATGACCGCGACGTGTGGCAGCCGACGCTGGAATATTTCCTCCCCGCTCAGATGTGCCACATGCTGGTGCGCGAGGGCTATCGCGTCTGGCATGGGCTCGATCACCAAGATGATGCGCTGATGGCACCGGTCAACCACATGCATTTCGATGGCTATGCGCAGGGGCCCTCTACCTTGACCAGCTTTAAACCCTGGCAGCATGTGCCGGGGCTGGATGAGGGCGGCTGGCATGATGCGGGCGACTACGATTTACGTGTCGAATCCCAGATGGGCACCGTCTGGGCGTTATCCAAAATGGTGACGGAGTTCGGCCTCACTTACGATGCCACCACGATCGACGAAACCGCCAAGCGCACCGAAATTCATGAGCCGGATGGCAAGAACGACGCCCAGCAACAGATCGTACACGGACTTTTAAGCGTGCTCGGCGGCTATCACGCGATGGGGCGGCTCTATCGCGGCATTCAGGATATTGATCTCGAGCAATATACGCTGCTGGGGGACATCTCCACCAATACCGATGGGCTTGTTTACGACGCCGCGCTCAAGCCAGGCGAGCGTACCGCCACCACTTCGGGCAAAAAAGATGACCGTCTGGTCTTTACCGAAGATAATCCCGACCGGGAGGTCGAAATGGCGGCACAGCTTGCGGCCGCCTCTGTGGCGCTCAAGAACTTCGACGCCAAGATGTCGGCGGATGCGCTGGATGTTGCCAAGAAGCTCGATGGCACCAGCTTTGCCCGCGCCAAATGGCTTTCCCCGCGCGTCTTCATGCTGAGCGAACTTTATCTCGCCACCGGCGATAAGAGCTATCTCACGCGGCTCATCGCGCTCAAACCGGAGATCGTCGCGCATATTGGCCAGGCTTGGGCGTTGGGTGAGGTGATCAATCAGATTGATGATGCCGCCTTCAAAGCCGATGTCGCCAAGGCGGTGGCCGCTTATCAGAAAGACCTCGCCGCCAAGCTCGCCAAGGCCTCACCTTATGGCGTGCCGTTTGATTGGCGCATCTGGGGCGTGGGCTGGCAGGTGCAGGAAGAGGCCGTGCATCAATACTTCTTCCGCAAAGGCTGGCCCGAGCTGACCACGCCGGATTTCGAACTCAACGCGCTCAATTATGATCTCGGCGTGCATCCGGGCGAGAATACCGAATCCTTCGCTTCCGGTGTCGGCGCGCGTTCGGCCACGGTGGCGTATGGCACCAATCGCGCCGACTGGTCTTACATTCCAGGCGGCGTCGTCTCCGGCACCGCGCTGATCCGCCCCGATCTGCCCGAGCTGAAAGTCTGGCCCTTCTTCTGGCAGCAAAAGGAATATGTCATGGGCGGCGGCGAAACCGATTTCATGTTCCTCGCCCTTGATGCGCGGAAGATGTTCGGGAAATAGCCCACCACCTCTCTGTCACAGGTGTAGACAATGCATGGATTGTTGGCGTTGTAGGGCGGTGCAACTCATTGTTGTTGCTCAGGGGTACCCGCTGGCATGGAGATTGCTCTTTAGCCTGGGCGGCTTACTCGGAGCTTACCATGCACGGCAAACTCCCCTCTGACGAGACCGCGCAATTCCAACGTCTAGTCGCGTTCTTTTGCGCTCTGTTCTCCGGGCCTGATCCTTTGGCTTCGGCCGATTGCCGCGACTCTTTCAAAACCTATGTGCCCCATTATTATCGCGACTGGTTCGGACCGGGCGTGGAAGGTCTGACGGCGCGTCATCTCAAATGGTTTCGCCGCCTGTCGCCGGTATTCGATCTGCCGCGCGGTTCAAGTGTGCTCGATTTCGGTGGCGGCTACGGCATGGATTCCATTTTCCTGGCGTCGCTGGGCTACAAGGTGACGTTCTACGAAGTCAGCATTCATCACATCGGCGTCGCCAAGGCGCTGGTGGCGAAGTATGTGGAGGAATTCGGCCCCTTGGACATTACCTTCATGCACGCCCGCAAGGATCCTCTGCCGACCGGGCTGGATGCGGTCCTGCTCGATGAAGTTGCCCATCATATCGAGCCGGTGGAGGAGGTTTTTGAGACCGCCGCACGCATGCTGAGACCCGGTGGTTCGCTGTTCCTGCTCGAACCCAATTTCCTGAGTGCGCCGGTGCAACTCCACTTCTTCCGCGTGCGCGGCTTCAAGGTCGTTGGATTGCAATGGGACATCGAGACCGGCGAGGTGCGCCCGCTTGGCCGCGAACATATCCGCATGCTGTTCGATTGGGTTGCCCGCGCCCGCAAATTCGGCTTCCAGCGTCTCCACACCGATTATGTCGTGCCCTGGCTGATCCGCAGCGCGCGGCCGAGCTGGCCGCGTCGCATCGTGGAACATGTGCCGCTGCTCCGCGACATCGCCGCCACGCATGTGACGATCCATTTTGCAAAGAATGGATAAGCGCCGAGGCCGCCGCGGATCGGAAATGAAATGGCGACAAGCCTAAGCGAAAAGCATCGCACAGCCGGTCATCCCGCGCGAGTATTTACTCCGACCCCGTACCTTCGCGTACCTCTGCGGGCTACAGATGATTTCACTTGTGTCTAATGGTTTTATACCAACGCGGTATTCGCTCGATCCGTATATTCTCTGCATTTTCTAGCAAAAATCGTGGTCTGCCGGGGTTCTCATTATTATGAAACATACCCGTTATCATAGCATAGGCCACCCATTCCTGACTGTCGGCTCCAGAATCGAAAGTCATCTTTTGGTTCATTGCGGTTGCTTTATCGACCGCGGTCGACAACGCCCGCAAATTTTGTCCATTCCCATGGGGGGCATCATATATCCAAAGAAGTTTATATTGCTTGCATCGTATATCAACAAAACCTCTGTACTCACTTCCCGCCAGCTGCACCAAGCCTTCAAAGGCTACACGTCTCTCGTGAAACACCTCTGGCTTTGACAGGATATCGCACACACTTGTTTTTACCGTGTCTGCACTGGCCCCACTCAAAACTAAATTCAGAGCTCCAAGAATTACCCAGACGACCGCTGTTCCGGCGCGCATAACATGATGCTCCTCTAATATGGGGGGGCTGTCGGTCGGGGGGGATGGGAAGTACGGGGTCAGAGTAAATTCCTTTCGAAATGTGACTCACGCTTTCAATGAAGCACGCCCCATGAATCGCATACGCCCCCAAATTCGCTTAGTATGTCGGAAATTTTTTTTTGCACGCCCATGACAAATTCATAAGTCAGGACATGGCATAGGCTGATCAAAATATAAGGGGCGGAGGCATCCACGACTTTATCCAACTGTGCCTCAGGATAAAGCTGCCATATCTTGTCTATGGCTTGATCAGGCGGAGGCCAATTTTCAAATTCGACATTGAACTCGATTTTGTAGGATTTTGAAAAATCAAATTTGGCTGCATCCAATCGACGAAATACATCGCCGTCGAGGTCGGGCGGCCATGTCATGTTTCCTCACGTGTTTAATGGTTGCGTGGAGCATACGGTTATACCCTGGCCCAGCAAGTTCGAGATCAGGGTATATGCTCTGGTTGATCGATTTATGCAGGATTTCGCGCGCTCAAGCTATCTGCGTCCGCTTCTCACCCGCCATTCTGTCCGTACTCTGTCCACGCCATGAAATCTCGCCGCTTCCTCTTGGCGGCGGGGCGGGCGGTCCCCATCTATGGGAATCGTCTGAAGTGACCCTCAAAAAAGTTTTTTTGAAAATCGCACCGTACCAATGTCGTCTGAGGTCGCCTTAATGCGGGTTAACAGCAAGGCGTTTGTTCTTTGAAATCGCGAGGATAGAGGAAAAATTCGGGATTTGAATTCGCGTTTTTCACGTCACCCCTGGCCCGCCGCAATTGGAGGAGGGGGGAGGGGAAGGAAAATCCCAGCACAATTATATTGCTGAAACCGCTTCAGCGCAGATGCCCGGCGGTGCGCAGCAGGTAAGCGAGGACCTGCGCTACCGCTCTATAGAGCGCTTCGGGAATTTCCTGGTCGACTTCCAGGGTGGAGAGGGCTTCGGCCAGGGCAGGGTTCTCTTGCACCGGCACGCCGCTCTCTCGCGCCTTCTCGATGATGGCTTCGCCGACCGCGCCTTTGCCTGATGCCACCACGCGCGGGGCATGGGACTTTTCATATTTCAGCGCGACCGCGATGGTGTCTTTCTTTGCCGCCATCACACCGTGCTCTTACCATAAGCGCCCAGCGTCCCGCCGGCTGATCCGCCAGATGTGCCGTAGGCGGATGATTTAGCGGGGGCGGCGGAGACAAAGGCGATATCGGCCTCGAGATGGCTGCCGCTCAGCGCGTCGTTCAGCCAGCCAGCGCCTTGCTTAAGCTCAGTCAGCGCGTCGGGCCGGTCTGCGGCGATGGTGATCCAGGCGTGGTCGCCGGAAAGCGCGAGGTTGGCGCGCACCGGGCCTAAGGGTTCGATGGTCAATGCGAGGCCCACGCGCCATACCGGCTCGGGATGCTCGGCGCTGCGCCCGGAGCTGTCACGCTGGATGATGAGCTGCGCCACGGCGGGGCCTTGCGGCGTCATCAGCGGCAGATCGACGACATAGCGCGGGTCGGGTGTTCGTGTGCCACGGCTCTGCGGATCGGCATCTTCCGGCAGGCTCGCTAGCTGCAGCAGATTTTGGCGCGCCAAAGCGGCCTCGCTGCCGGTGATGAGAAGCTTGGCCGCATCCACGGGGCTGGAGCCTGCAGGCAGGCTTGGGCTTGCGGGGCCTTGCGCCACGGGGTGGCGGCCCGGCGGCGGCACGCTGGCGCCACCGCTCGGGATTTCGCTCTCACCACTTTGGGCCGCCCATTGCCGCGCAGCCTCAGCGAGTTTGCCGAGCGCGGATTTCTGATCCCTCGGCGCTTCACCTTGTTTGGCGAGGCCTGACTCAGTGAAGAGGCCCGATTGCGCCAGCGCCGTTTTGATATCGTCCGCAGACGGAGCTTTGTTGGTCGGCAAAGCAAGGCTGACGAGCTGCTGCACCGCGGCTTGCACCGGTGGCGGCAGCAGGCCCGCGCGCGCCGCCGCCAGGGCATTGGCCAGAAGCGGGGCCATGCCGTCCTGCTTAGCGATGCTGGTTTGGCGCGTGAGCGCGATGGCGCTTTGCAGGGCGGCGACGGGATCGGGCGGCGCGATGGGCGTGGCGATCTGGGGCAAGCCTTGGCTGGCAGATTGAGGCGCCTGCGCGACCTGACCGGTACCCGCGGG encodes:
- a CDS encoding glycoside hydrolase family 127 protein; translated protein: MPRLHRRDLLRSSASMAAFAALSGGTALAAPQQGLAHPVALKNVRLLPSPYRTAVEANLKYLLSLSADRFLHNYHKFAGLPVKGELYGGWEADTIAGEGLGHYLSALALMYAQTGNQECKTRIAYIVSEMAKVQAAQGDGYVAGFLRKRKDGTIVDGKEIFAEIAAGDIRSTGFDLNGAWSPLYNIHKVLAGLLDAEELVGNKQALTVCLGFARYLDKVFAKLSDAQMQDMLSCEYGGINESFAELYARTKDARWLKLAERIYDKKSLDPVLAGEDHLPNTHANTQIPKIIGLARIAEVGGPGSFKQGAAFFWDTVVHHHSFVIGGNGDREYFFAPDTTADHLTEQTCEHCGSYNMLKLTRHLYAWKPDAALFDYYERTQLNHILAAQNPKTGMFTYMTPMMSGAERGFSGPEDAFWCCVLSGMESHAKHGDSVYWESGNTFFVNLFIPSEVKSSFGAWQLQTRYPYEGDIHLKLNALHAPKVFALALRIPGWAESADITINGEKVEAVREHGYAVLRRTWKAGDAVTLSLPLALRLETAPGSERAVSILRGPMVMGADLGSAEKPFEGVAPALVGADLLAGIKPVAPQDAVYRTEGIGRPGELTLKPFYAQWEERSALYFNRYSEPEWAKYQAAYLAEQARLKDIAARSLDVMHLGEMQAEHDHALKAETSYPVIYRARNGRDARAGGFFSFEMAARKDGKDPGALMLAVTYWGGEVNRDFNIEVDGALVAHQLLTGQKPGEWLDLEYAIPLELTKGKDKITVRFVSLNRKSVGPVFGVRLFTAAPSGAK
- a CDS encoding class I SAM-dependent methyltransferase; its protein translation is MHGKLPSDETAQFQRLVAFFCALFSGPDPLASADCRDSFKTYVPHYYRDWFGPGVEGLTARHLKWFRRLSPVFDLPRGSSVLDFGGGYGMDSIFLASLGYKVTFYEVSIHHIGVAKALVAKYVEEFGPLDITFMHARKDPLPTGLDAVLLDEVAHHIEPVEEVFETAARMLRPGGSLFLLEPNFLSAPVQLHFFRVRGFKVVGLQWDIETGEVRPLGREHIRMLFDWVARARKFGFQRLHTDYVVPWLIRSARPSWPRRIVEHVPLLRDIAATHVTIHFAKNG
- a CDS encoding family 43 glycosylhydrolase; this translates as MLKALFLSGAAFALPLAAAEPIAVTAPHNPILSDGTSFSADPAPLVVGDTLYILAGHDEAAPDQNDFIMNDWQLLATKDVASGKWLHYPRFLKPEDVFKWATPGRAYGAQIIQAPNKKFYLYAPVMQANCSDKDCFGIGVAVADSPLGPWTDAHPAGPIISQRAPVANTIQNIDPTPFVDEDGRVYIYWGTFGQLRGIELAADMITPKGEEVAVKSLKGFFEAPWLFKRNGTYYMAYAGNHAGPNSDCTPAVYHACIAYGSAPSPLGPWTYRGVILPPVSSTTSHDGIIQFKDKWYLVYHTADAKGGGHFRRSVAIDEMQWDDSVTPAAIKQVTPTPRPPSEIGPQRNVAPAAKIVVSNDPVPVQCWSKALNDGIVRVNPLPPDMWGTWNGNNPPKPWIAYQWSAPVKLNASRITFWADHPAGAGEGVAPPKSWHLEYCDGSAWKPVHATSSYGTETDKFVEVTFEPVTTTCLRAVFDASQAGGGTAGVAVEEWEALSVEPVKLHLGESPQVK
- a CDS encoding DUF885 domain-containing protein, whose translation is MCDLILPSQAATAKHDENKAFEALYKAEWTWRQHQFAADEDTPNATHTAHLPVVNEAAQQKRLAHWREVLNRLDKIDTAKLSAQRGVDFKVYRYQIETLISDQVYKTYQRPLSGDTSFWGDLASMARGSFRREEDYRNYISQLNDIPRYFQENIENMRAGLKRGFTLPQVTLEGRDATVQSVLNAPNVEENIYYTPFKTMLASLPAAKQEELRAAARKAISDSVIPAHQNLLKFLRDEYVPGAQKSLAAYDLPDGKNFYKAQIYEYTTMHDDPAHIHEVGLKEVASLCAEMAEVMKEVKFEGDLAAFLAFLRTDPQFYVKKPQDLLDRAAWISKKFDAVSGEYFGHLPRQRFAIKPVPDDIAPFYTGGRGGPGIYLVNTYNLPSRPLYSLPALTLHESAPGHAFQMPLASENKNLPPFRRDSFISAYGEGWALYSERLGVEMGIYETPYERFGMLSYQMWRAARLVVDTGIHSQGWTREQARQFLHDNTALADHEIATEVDRYIAWPGQALSYYLGEMAIWKARHKAEAALGEKFNIRAFHDTVLSLGSVPLPVLEARIDQFIAEGGKGPYPDEE
- a CDS encoding flagellar hook-length control protein FliK, giving the protein MTISFPPSLPTPPAPAGTGQVAQAPQSASQGLPQIATPIAPPDPVAALQSAIALTRQTSIAKQDGMAPLLANALAAARAGLLPPPVQAAVQQLVSLALPTNKAPSADDIKTALAQSGLFTESGLAKQGEAPRDQKSALGKLAEAARQWAAQSGESEIPSGGASVPPPGRHPVAQGPASPSLPAGSSPVDAAKLLITGSEAALARQNLLQLASLPEDADPQSRGTRTPDPRYVVDLPLMTPQGPAVAQLIIQRDSSGRSAEHPEPVWRVGLALTIEPLGPVRANLALSGDHAWITIAADRPDALTELKQGAGWLNDALSGSHLEADIAFVSAAPAKSSAYGTSGGSAGGTLGAYGKSTV
- a CDS encoding ribonuclease E inhibitor RraB, with translation MTWPPDLDGDVFRRLDAAKFDFSKSYKIEFNVEFENWPPPDQAIDKIWQLYPEAQLDKVVDASAPYILISLCHVLTYEFVMGVQKKISDILSEFGGVCDSWGVLH
- a CDS encoding EscU/YscU/HrcU family type III secretion system export apparatus switch protein encodes the protein MAAKKDTIAVALKYEKSHAPRVVASGKGAVGEAIIEKARESGVPVQENPALAEALSTLEVDQEIPEALYRAVAQVLAYLLRTAGHLR
- a CDS encoding glycoside hydrolase family 9 protein, translated to MKLIRFLAFVLFISPAALAADSLAINGAGYFEKPGLNVMVFDDFYPEGHQGGVSIIQQGVRVAALGDLRLEPAPGQWSPMPAIGAKKIDRKTGTITQSLSYPDPKRIHATDNPIVYPDLDFSYRLRVTALSGDSFKITVDLDKPLPEAWIGKVGFNLELFPGDLFGKPYLMDGLGGIFPRQPNGPITGNKEAKIGAPLASGTSFVVAPDDEARRLKVESKTGPLQLIDGRVTYNNGWFVLRSLIAKGASKGAIEWIVTPHTIPGWKYQPVIQVSQVGYASAQQKRAVIERDPRDTTPGPVVLYRLTESGKEEVQRGTAEQWGKFLRYDYATYDFSKVTQPGMYVLSYGRVLSHPFRIGSDVYDRDVWQPTLEYFLPAQMCHMLVREGYRVWHGLDHQDDALMAPVNHMHFDGYAQGPSTLTSFKPWQHVPGLDEGGWHDAGDYDLRVESQMGTVWALSKMVTEFGLTYDATTIDETAKRTEIHEPDGKNDAQQQIVHGLLSVLGGYHAMGRLYRGIQDIDLEQYTLLGDISTNTDGLVYDAALKPGERTATTSGKKDDRLVFTEDNPDREVEMAAQLAAASVALKNFDAKMSADALDVAKKLDGTSFARAKWLSPRVFMLSELYLATGDKSYLTRLIALKPEIVAHIGQAWALGEVINQIDDAAFKADVAKAVAAYQKDLAAKLAKASPYGVPFDWRIWGVGWQVQEEAVHQYFFRKGWPELTTPDFELNALNYDLGVHPGENTESFASGVGARSATVAYGTNRADWSYIPGGVVSGTALIRPDLPELKVWPFFWQQKEYVMGGGETDFMFLALDARKMFGK